The Dioscorea cayenensis subsp. rotundata cultivar TDr96_F1 chromosome 19, TDr96_F1_v2_PseudoChromosome.rev07_lg8_w22 25.fasta, whole genome shotgun sequence genome includes a window with the following:
- the LOC120283463 gene encoding putative mannan endo-1,4-beta-mannosidase 9, with protein sequence MSKASKPSEMDKVSRALRQASSYGMTVIRTWAFKDGGYRPLQSSPGVYNEDMFKGLDFVISEAKKYGLSLILSLVNNFYGKRQYVEWAMQRGENLTSEDDFYTNYLVKTFYKNHVKTILLRNNTKTGVVYKDDPSIMAWELINEGRCKSDLSGRTMQAWIEEMAGYVKAIDSEHLLEVGLEGFFGGLDQDQEAIQYDSFASSRNVGSDFISNNQIHGIDFATIHLYPNLWIPHADDATQLSFLRDWIHSHSKAADEILRKPLLVTEFGKTSRFAGCNGVDKVAFYRTAYAVIYKLIRARSACAGGLFWQLLLPGMENLSDGYEIILSDCPSIANIISRHSRLISNLHSRHSLWGLTSTYR encoded by the exons ATGTCAAAAGCGTCGAAGCCTTCAGAGATGGACAAAGTATCGCGTGCTCTCCGCCAGGCTTCCTCCTACGGAATGACTGTCATCAGGACTTGGGCCTTCAAGGATGGCGGATACCGACCCTTGCAGTCCTCTCCCGGCGTCTACAATGAGGACATGTTCAAG GGCCTTGATTTTGTGATTTCCGAAGCTAAGAAATATGGACTTTCTTTGATATTGAGTCtggttaataatttttatggaaAGAGACAGTACGTTGAATGGGCAATGCAGCGAGGGGAGAACTTGACCTCTGAAGATGACTTTTACACAAATTATCTCGtcaaaacattttataaaaatcatgtcaag ACAATTCTCTTAAGAAACAACACGAAGACAGGGGTGGTGTATAAAGATGATCCAAGCATCATGGCGTGGGAGCTGATAAATGAGGGCCGGTGCAAGAGTGACCTGTCTGGGCGAACCATGCAGGCATGGATTGAAGAGATGGCCGGGTATGTCAAAGCCATTGACAGCGAGCACTTGCTGGAAGTTGGCTTGGAAGGCTTCTTTGGTGGGCTAGATCAGGACCAGGAGGCCATCCAATATGACTCGTTTGCCTCCTCTCGTAACGTCGGCAGTGATTTTATATCCAACAACCAGATCCATGGAATCGACTTCGCCACCATTCACTTATATCCCAATCTATG GATCCCTCACGCAGATGATGCGACCCAACTTAGCTTTTTGAGGGACTGGATACACTCTCACTCAAAAGCTGCAGATGAGATTCTAAGGAAGCCACTCCTGGTTACAGAATTCGGAAAAACCAGCCGGTTTGCGGGGTGCAATGGAGTTGATAAAGTAGCATTTTACCGCACAGCTTACGCTGTGATCTACAAGTTGATCCGGGCCAGGAGCGCCTGCGCAGGTGGTTTGTTTTGGCAGCTGCTTCTGCCGGGGATGGAAAATTTGAGTGATGGCTACGAGATCATTCTCTCTGACTGTCCATCTATAGCAAACATAATATCCCGACACTCTCGCTTGATCTCCAACCTTCATAGTCGTCATAGTTTGTGGGGGTTGACTTCGACCTACCGGTAG
- the LOC120283462 gene encoding mannan endo-1,4-beta-mannosidase 4-like isoform X1: MANKQLVCALLWVLALIGSIIEHGEAASDFVKADGTSFAVNGESFYPNGFNAYWLMSKGSKPSEMDKVSRALCQAPSYGMTVVRTWAFKDGGYRPLQSSPGVYNEDMFKGLDFVISEAKKYGLRLILSMVNNFKGKRQYVEWAKQRGENLTSEDDFYTNYLVKTFYKNHVKTILLRNNTKTGVVYKDDPSIMAWELINEGRCKSDLSGRTMQAWIEEMAGYVKAIDSEHLLEVGLEGFFGGLDQDQEAIQYDSFASSRNVGSDFISNNQIHGIDFATIHLYPNLWIPHADDATQLSFF; this comes from the exons ATGGCAAACAAACAACTTGTGTGTGCGCTGTTGTGGGTTTTAGCTTTGATTGGGTCAATAATAGAGCATGGCGAAGCGGCATCTGATTTTGTGAAGGCCGATGGCACTAGTTTCGCGGTGAATGGAGAGTCATTCTACCCGAATGGATTCAATGCTTACTGGCTCATGTCGAAAGGGTCGAAGCCGTCAGAGATGGACAAAGTGTCGCGTGCTCTCTGCCAGGCACCCTCCTACGGAATGACTGTTGTCAGGACCTGGGCCTTCAAGGATGGCGGATACCGACCCTTGCAGTCCTCTCCTGGCGTCTACAATGAGGACATGTTCAAG GGCCTTGATTTTGTGATTTCCGAAGCTAAGAAATATGGACTTCGTTTGATTTTGAGTATGGTTAATAATTTTAAAGGAAAGAGGCAGTACGTTGAATGGGCAAAGCAGAGAGGGGAAAATTTGACCTCTGAAGATGACTTTTACACAAATTATCTCGTTAagacattttataaaaatcatgtcaag ACAATTCTCTTAAGAAACAACACGAAGACAGGGGTAGTGTATAAAGATGATCCAAGCATCATGGCGTGGGAGCTGATAAATGAGGGCCGGTGCAAGAGTGACCTGTCTGGGCGAACCATGCAGGCATGGATTGAAGAGATGGCCGGGTATGTCAAAGCCATTGACAGCGAGCACTTGCTGGAAGTTGGCTTGGAAGGCTTCTTTGGTGGGCTAGATCAGGACCAGGAGGCCATCCAATATGACTCGTTTGCCTCCTCTCGTAACGTCGGCAGTGATTTTATATCCAACAACCAGATCCATGGAATCGACTTCGCCACCATTCACTTATATCCCAATCTATG
- the LOC120249391 gene encoding mannan endo-1,4-beta-mannosidase 1-like, with translation MMLVASDPTQRLKVASALRQASVYGLTLARTWAFSDGTAASNKPLQSAPGSYNEAMFQGLDFVVSEAHKNGIYLIMSLVNYYSDFGGRKQYVQWAREKGQNVTSTDDFYTNIMIKGFYKNHVKTILTRRNTINGMIYKDDPTILAWELINEPRCESDLSGKILQNWITEMATYVKSIDKKHLLDVGMEGFYGNSTPEKKYLNPGGIVFGTDFLIHNQIKGIDFATFHAYPDIWLSGSVDKVQLEYMKNWTESHVQDAGRILKKPILMGEFGKSLKPKGGSIKSRDALMVITYTMILHSARNNGPFAGGLFWQLLDQALGQFQDGYGIVLPEFPSTAALIASHSRTLSNLNHHL, from the exons ATGATGCTGGTGGCATCTGACCCAACACAGAGGCTCAAGGTGGCCTCTGCCCTGAGACAAGCCTCAGTATATGGATTAACTCTTGCTAGAACTTGGGCTTTTAGCGATGGTACTGCCGCTTCTAATAAGCCCTTGCAATCAGCTCCTGGTTCTTACAACGAGGCTATGTTCCAA GGATTAGATTTCGTGGTTTCAGAAGCTCATAAAAATGGGATTTATCTGATAATGAGTCTGGTGAATTACTATTCGGATTTTGGAGGGAGAAAACAGTATGTCCAATGGGCAAGAGAGAAGGGCCAGAACGTGACCTCCACGGATGACTTTTACACTAACATCATGATCAAGGGCTTTTACAAGAACCATGTTAAG ACAATACTGACCCGGAGGAACACTATTAACGGGATGATATACAAGGATGATCCCACCATCTTGGCATGGGAATTGATTAATGAGCCCCGTTGTGAAAGTGATCTCTCAGGCAAGATATtacag aACTGGATCACAGAGATGGCAACTTATGTGAAATCCATAGACAAGAAGCATCTGCTTGATGTGGGAATGGAAGGATTTTATGGAAATAGCACACCtgaaaaaaagtatttaaatcCTGGAGGTATTGTGTTTGGTACTGATTTCTTGATTCACAATCAGATTAAGGGGATCGACTTCGCTACATTTCATGCCTACCCAGATATatg GTTATCAGGCTCAGTTGATAAAGTCCAATTAGAATACATGAAGAATTGGACAGAGTCACATGTGCAGGATGCAGGCAGAATATTGAAAAAGCCAATCTTGATGGGTGAGTTTGGGAAATCTTTGAAGCCAAAAGGAGGCTCAATCAAGTCAAGGGATGCTTTAATGGTTATCACCTACACAATGATCCTCCACAGTGCTCGCAATAATGGCCCATTCGCTGGAGGCCTTTTTTGGCAACTTCTGGACCAAGCCTTGGGCCAGTTCCAAGATGGCTACGGCATCGTCTTGCCTGAATTCCCTTCCACCGCGGCTCTCATTGCCAGTCACTCTCGCACCTTATCTAACCTCAATCACCATCTTTAG
- the LOC120283462 gene encoding mannan endo-1,4-beta-mannosidase 4-like isoform X2, whose translation MANKQLVCALLWVLALIGSIIEHGEAASDFVKADGTSFAVNGESFYPNGFNAYWLMSKGSKPSEMDKVSRALCQAPSYGMTVVRTWAFKDGGYRPLQSSPGVYNEDMFKGLDFVISEAKKYGLRLILSMVNNFKGKRQYVEWAKQRGENLTSEDDFYTNYLVKTFYKNHVKTILLRNNTKTGVVYKDDPSIMAWELINEGRCKSDLSGRTMQAWIEEMAGYVKAIDSEHLLEVGLEGFFGGLDQDQEAIQYDSFASSRNVGSDFISNNQIHGIDFATIHLYPNL comes from the exons ATGGCAAACAAACAACTTGTGTGTGCGCTGTTGTGGGTTTTAGCTTTGATTGGGTCAATAATAGAGCATGGCGAAGCGGCATCTGATTTTGTGAAGGCCGATGGCACTAGTTTCGCGGTGAATGGAGAGTCATTCTACCCGAATGGATTCAATGCTTACTGGCTCATGTCGAAAGGGTCGAAGCCGTCAGAGATGGACAAAGTGTCGCGTGCTCTCTGCCAGGCACCCTCCTACGGAATGACTGTTGTCAGGACCTGGGCCTTCAAGGATGGCGGATACCGACCCTTGCAGTCCTCTCCTGGCGTCTACAATGAGGACATGTTCAAG GGCCTTGATTTTGTGATTTCCGAAGCTAAGAAATATGGACTTCGTTTGATTTTGAGTATGGTTAATAATTTTAAAGGAAAGAGGCAGTACGTTGAATGGGCAAAGCAGAGAGGGGAAAATTTGACCTCTGAAGATGACTTTTACACAAATTATCTCGTTAagacattttataaaaatcatgtcaag ACAATTCTCTTAAGAAACAACACGAAGACAGGGGTAGTGTATAAAGATGATCCAAGCATCATGGCGTGGGAGCTGATAAATGAGGGCCGGTGCAAGAGTGACCTGTCTGGGCGAACCATGCAGGCATGGATTGAAGAGATGGCCGGGTATGTCAAAGCCATTGACAGCGAGCACTTGCTGGAAGTTGGCTTGGAAGGCTTCTTTGGTGGGCTAGATCAGGACCAGGAGGCCATCCAATATGACTCGTTTGCCTCCTCTCGTAACGTCGGCAGTGATTTTATATCCAACAACCAGATCCATGGAATCGACTTCGCCACCATTCACTTATATCCCAATCTATG
- the LOC120249508 gene encoding 50S ribosomal protein L18, chloroplastic-like, translating into MCPAAAACLWSSTAPFSSSVSLRGTRLIPITNVTPLLQSAATFPCIVAKTVTRKKNRDARHQRVRKKVEGTPERPRLSVFPFQQTPICPSH; encoded by the exons atgtgtCCTGCCGCTGCCGCTTGTCTCTGGTCATCAACAGCACCCTTCTCCTCCTCCGTCTCTTTGAGAGGCACCCGTCTCATCCCCATTACCAATGTCACCCCTCTTCTTCAGTCGGCGGCAACCTTTCCCTGCATCGTTGCCAAGACCGTCACCCGCAAGAAGAACCGCGATGCTCGCCATCAGCGCGTGCGGAAGAAG GTAGAGGGTACACCGGAGAGGCCAAGGCTATCCGTTTTTCCGTTCCAACAAACACCTATATGTCCAAGTCATTGA